One Acidimicrobiales bacterium genomic window carries:
- a CDS encoding ABC transporter permease subunit: MPVADPAPPRLLGQTRLVPDVGPERRGRAYPRAATSAMLLAPATLVLGLFVAWPVLRIVVASVTDDDLGFVGLRHFRTALELHGAGTVIGRTLLWGALVPAVVTTLGFALAIVSRRGRTGRLATFVLVAPIALPLVVTGIVFRLVYDPDPARGPVSGSVGLSFLGPRLVTVALMSAFVWAWVGLALVVFRTALDRVRPELADAVLAHGGGRREVFLDARWRPVLRRTYAIVFALVALATVRSFDLILVMAPGSVLDEASVLGVLQWQTSEGTTTGPSAALGVIWLAIVILAVTGAAWWSRQKWPPPLLLTDDEVAAADDPTAGDLPPAWRQATRRTVLLAASVLWLFPLAVLLGTAWQTPRDAAVSGWWHRPTSLESYRVALQGDDLWRSLLLTGALALVVACVVTGVALLAASAIAWTPTVPAQLAGFVLLGAAVVPVQVVAGPIDDVLRTLHLTDTTFGLGLVHVALGLPFAVLLLRNALSDVELDRLRRARLAGRREWEVVWNLAPSAVTTAIAVFVLEFVQVWNDFVVGLLFGGPNAAPLGVVLHGQSRQFVASSGALAASAVIASVVPLLLVLVVRRRIVSGLVSGALR; this comes from the coding sequence GTGCCTGTGGCTGACCCGGCCCCGCCCCGGCTGCTGGGCCAGACCCGGCTGGTGCCCGACGTCGGGCCGGAGCGGCGGGGGCGCGCCTACCCGCGAGCGGCGACGTCGGCGATGCTGCTCGCCCCCGCCACGCTCGTGCTGGGGCTGTTCGTGGCATGGCCGGTGCTGCGGATCGTCGTGGCCAGCGTGACCGACGACGACCTCGGCTTCGTGGGCCTGCGCCACTTCCGGACGGCCCTGGAGCTGCACGGCGCCGGGACGGTGATCGGCCGCACGCTGCTGTGGGGCGCCCTCGTCCCGGCGGTCGTCACCACCCTCGGGTTCGCCCTGGCGATCGTGTCGCGGCGCGGGCGCACCGGTCGCCTGGCCACGTTCGTGCTGGTGGCACCCATCGCGCTGCCACTGGTGGTGACCGGCATCGTGTTCCGCCTCGTCTACGACCCGGACCCCGCCCGCGGCCCGGTGAGCGGCTCGGTGGGCCTGTCGTTCCTGGGGCCGCGGCTGGTGACGGTGGCGCTGATGTCGGCGTTCGTGTGGGCCTGGGTCGGCCTGGCGCTGGTGGTGTTCCGCACCGCGCTCGACCGGGTGCGGCCCGAGCTGGCCGACGCGGTGCTCGCCCACGGCGGCGGGCGGCGCGAGGTGTTCCTCGACGCCCGCTGGCGACCGGTGCTGCGCCGCACGTACGCCATCGTGTTCGCGCTGGTGGCGCTGGCGACGGTCCGGTCGTTCGACCTGATCCTCGTGATGGCACCCGGCTCGGTGCTCGACGAGGCCTCGGTGCTGGGGGTGCTGCAGTGGCAGACCTCGGAAGGCACCACCACGGGGCCATCGGCGGCGCTGGGCGTCATCTGGCTGGCGATCGTGATCCTGGCCGTGACCGGGGCGGCCTGGTGGTCGCGCCAGAAGTGGCCGCCGCCGCTGCTGCTGACCGACGACGAGGTCGCCGCCGCCGACGACCCGACCGCCGGGGACTTGCCCCCGGCGTGGCGGCAGGCCACACGTCGCACGGTGCTGCTGGCGGCGTCGGTGCTGTGGCTGTTCCCGCTGGCGGTGCTGCTGGGCACGGCGTGGCAGACCCCTCGCGACGCCGCCGTGTCCGGTTGGTGGCACCGGCCGACCAGCCTGGAGTCGTACCGGGTGGCGCTGCAGGGCGACGACCTGTGGCGCTCGCTGCTGCTGACGGGCGCCCTGGCGCTGGTGGTGGCGTGCGTGGTGACCGGGGTGGCGCTGCTGGCGGCATCGGCCATCGCCTGGACGCCGACCGTCCCCGCCCAGCTCGCCGGCTTCGTCCTGCTGGGCGCGGCGGTGGTGCCGGTGCAGGTGGTCGCCGGCCCGATCGACGACGTCCTGCGCACGCTGCACCTCACCGACACCACGTTCGGCCTCGGCCTCGTGCACGTCGCCCTGGGGCTGCCGTTCGCGGTGCTGCTGCTGCGCAACGCCCTGTCCGACGTCGAGCTCGACCGGCTGCGGCGGGCCCGGCTGGCGGGTCGCCGCGAGTGGGAGGTGGTGTGGAACCTGGCGCCCTCGGCGGTGACGACGGCCATCGCGGTCTTCGTCCTGGAGTTCGTGCAGGTGTGGAACGACTTCGTGGTCGGCCTCCTCTTCGGCGGCCCCAACGCCGCGCCGCTGGGGGTGGTGCTGCACGGCCAGTCCCGGCAGTTCGTGGCCAGCAGCGGGGCGCTGGCGGCGAGCGCCGTGATCGCCTCGGTGGTGCCGCTGCTGCTGGTGCTCGTCGTCCGCCGCCGCATCGTCAGCGGCCTGGTGAGCGGGGCCCTGCGGTGA
- a CDS encoding ABC transporter substrate-binding protein encodes MISRRALLAGAAATATAGVLPALTGCTRGRGRRLEVAVVWSGGELDRFREVLDAYPGRVDVTSAGDEIDAFLRARHRAGNSPDIAVLSRPGLLPTYVDEGWLVEIPETSALRRRFPDPWRDLLRVDGTLYGVWVKATHKSLFWQQPSEPFDAPTSWTGLVAQVERLAEASRSDDGPAPLAIGAADGWVLTDWLENLLAARTDCEQYHALSRGRPRWSEPEVTRSFGDLYDMWSVPGAFPGGPSRALLTQNEESVVQVFAAGTALAMFEGDFVTAVIERFATDDDREPGFFRFPSPTGRRDDRPLVVGGDAAVLLSDTDDARELLHWLTDADTFAPWLRAGGFLAPNVLAHEAEHYHDDVQRLLAQELLTAGDDLRFDLSDLLAGPLGGGEGQGSWRILQDFFAAATRPGAARDEVVADVTRRLDDAAHSYTDTRGIDPRACG; translated from the coding sequence ATGATCTCCCGGCGGGCGCTCCTGGCGGGCGCGGCGGCCACCGCGACCGCGGGTGTCCTCCCCGCGCTCACCGGCTGCACCCGGGGACGGGGTCGTCGCCTCGAGGTGGCGGTGGTGTGGAGCGGCGGCGAGCTCGACCGCTTCCGTGAGGTGCTCGACGCCTACCCCGGCCGGGTCGACGTGACCAGCGCCGGCGACGAGATCGACGCCTTCCTGCGCGCCCGCCACCGGGCCGGCAACAGCCCCGACATCGCGGTGCTGTCCCGCCCGGGCCTGCTGCCCACCTACGTGGACGAGGGGTGGCTGGTGGAGATCCCGGAGACGTCGGCCTTGAGGCGGCGCTTCCCCGACCCCTGGCGGGACCTGCTCCGAGTGGACGGCACCCTCTACGGGGTCTGGGTCAAGGCGACGCACAAGTCGCTGTTCTGGCAGCAGCCGTCGGAGCCGTTCGACGCGCCCACCTCGTGGACCGGGCTGGTCGCCCAGGTCGAGCGGCTGGCCGAGGCGTCCCGGAGCGACGACGGCCCCGCCCCGCTGGCGATCGGCGCCGCCGACGGCTGGGTGCTCACCGACTGGCTGGAGAACCTGCTGGCCGCCCGCACCGACTGCGAGCAGTACCACGCCCTCTCCCGGGGCCGGCCACGGTGGTCGGAGCCCGAGGTCACCCGGTCGTTCGGCGACCTGTACGACATGTGGAGCGTGCCCGGCGCCTTCCCCGGCGGACCGTCGCGGGCGCTGCTGACCCAGAACGAGGAGTCGGTGGTGCAGGTGTTCGCGGCCGGCACCGCGCTGGCGATGTTCGAGGGTGACTTCGTCACGGCAGTGATCGAGCGCTTCGCCACCGACGACGACCGGGAACCCGGGTTCTTCCGCTTCCCGTCGCCCACCGGCCGCCGCGACGACCGCCCGTTGGTGGTGGGCGGCGACGCCGCGGTGCTGCTCAGCGACACCGACGACGCCCGCGAGCTGCTGCACTGGCTGACCGACGCCGACACGTTCGCCCCCTGGCTGCGGGCCGGTGGCTTCCTCGCCCCCAACGTCCTGGCCCACGAGGCCGAGCACTACCACGACGACGTGCAGCGCCTGCTCGCCCAGGAGCTGCTCACCGCCGGCGACGACCTGCGCTTCGACCTCTCCGACCTCCTGGCCGGGCCGCTGGGCGGCGGCGAGGGTCAGGGCAGCTGGCGCATCCTGCAGGACTTCTTCGCCGCCGCCACCCGACCTGGCGCCGCGCGCGACGAGGTCGTCGCCGACGTCACCCGCCGCCTCGACGACGCCGCCCACAGCTACACCGACACCCGGGGGATCGACCCGCGTGCCTGTGGCTGA
- a CDS encoding tetratricopeptide repeat protein, which translates to MEPPDGDGDRDHEGDLRRRRQVATGLAALGAGGLALAREGLLEGLGDKLGPVPVGVLIAGLLLVTALPPLVRWLVGRLRRALADPVEPAAPMLSVESRRSSAAEPARHPHNLPPVAGFVGRTAELDRIVGTSPGPGRTRGLIQRSPVVVLVGDRGVGTSWLMCRAGHDSWDAGLLREGRVYVDLRTSPEPLTARQTMELMARLAEVGELPPSESDVQAAADLQRLVAGRRILFLLDNVDRPEQIRPILGAGCHLLVAGGPALRGRTAAQTLDVRPLPLRDAVDLFERAHPRLHTEPKAEYKQAVATIARLFAGQPKALHELGGWGDRRQTAAAGLAQALRRTLDAPPYASVERRDSIDAACRAHVAYCTLGEPARRLVRLLSMVDDFLTPDAVAALAGRRLARRTTACLDELSAAGFLQQRGDDMRRLHPELARLARLHLHHDEPAAQRRRAYTRLVRHLARRASEQAERLTLATARTPREQAVAAAAEEWFSRHWHLLHRVVMAPAPTRGADVVAPPWRARRAWFRLARGLRAWYERWGSEKRWRALCESVRVIAAASRFPDAEGWAHNGLGAVALRRGQWTKAIDELGAALRLRGHRGQSQALTNRGVAKLHLGRTEEALEDLTDARRHRGSGDRVGRGITDLNLGEALRRSGHTEQARHYLVEAANALEDVDERGYAAALANVVLVYATLGQEQDAVRAWQEALRVYGRLGDEAGAAEVRLNAAAALLSFDPPRPDQADEMLTELTTYLADRPATPLLARCLLYAGDVAHLHEDPTAARSLWHTAHDTAHDTSDPLTAATAKSRLEP; encoded by the coding sequence ATGGAGCCTCCCGACGGCGACGGCGACCGTGACCACGAGGGCGACCTCCGCCGCCGCCGGCAGGTGGCCACCGGGCTCGCCGCGCTCGGAGCCGGTGGCCTCGCCCTGGCGCGGGAGGGGCTGCTCGAGGGTCTCGGCGACAAGCTCGGGCCCGTCCCGGTGGGCGTGCTGATCGCCGGTCTCCTGCTGGTCACGGCGCTGCCGCCGCTCGTCCGCTGGCTCGTGGGCCGCCTGCGCCGGGCCCTCGCCGACCCCGTCGAGCCAGCCGCTCCCATGCTGTCCGTGGAGTCCCGCCGGTCATCCGCCGCCGAGCCGGCCCGCCACCCCCACAACCTGCCGCCCGTCGCCGGGTTCGTGGGCCGCACCGCCGAGCTCGACCGGATCGTGGGCACGTCGCCCGGGCCAGGACGCACCCGCGGGCTGATCCAACGGTCGCCGGTCGTGGTCCTGGTCGGTGACCGGGGCGTCGGCACGTCGTGGCTGATGTGCCGGGCGGGCCACGACTCCTGGGACGCCGGCCTGCTGCGGGAGGGCCGGGTGTACGTCGACCTGCGCACGTCGCCCGAGCCCCTGACCGCCCGCCAGACCATGGAGCTGATGGCCCGGCTGGCCGAGGTCGGCGAGCTGCCGCCGTCCGAGAGCGACGTGCAGGCTGCGGCCGACCTGCAGCGCCTGGTGGCCGGGCGGCGCATCCTGTTCCTGCTCGACAACGTCGACCGCCCCGAGCAGATCCGCCCCATCCTCGGCGCCGGCTGCCACCTCCTGGTCGCCGGCGGCCCGGCGCTGCGGGGGCGGACCGCGGCCCAGACGCTCGACGTGCGACCCCTCCCGCTCCGCGACGCCGTCGACCTCTTCGAGCGAGCCCACCCCCGACTGCACACCGAGCCGAAGGCCGAGTACAAGCAGGCCGTGGCGACCATCGCCCGGCTCTTCGCCGGCCAGCCCAAGGCCCTCCACGAGCTGGGCGGTTGGGGCGACCGGCGCCAGACGGCGGCGGCCGGCCTGGCCCAGGCGCTGCGGCGGACCCTCGACGCGCCGCCGTACGCGTCGGTCGAACGCCGCGACTCGATCGACGCCGCCTGCCGCGCCCACGTCGCCTACTGCACCCTGGGCGAACCGGCCCGGCGCCTGGTGCGGCTGCTGTCGATGGTGGACGACTTCCTCACGCCCGACGCCGTCGCCGCGCTGGCCGGACGACGGCTGGCCCGCCGGACCACGGCGTGTCTCGACGAGCTGTCGGCCGCCGGCTTCCTGCAGCAGCGGGGCGACGACATGCGGCGACTCCACCCCGAGCTGGCCCGGCTGGCCCGCCTGCACCTGCACCACGACGAGCCGGCGGCGCAGCGGCGCCGGGCCTACACCCGCCTGGTCCGCCACCTGGCCCGCCGGGCGTCGGAGCAGGCCGAGCGGCTCACGCTGGCGACCGCACGCACGCCCCGGGAGCAGGCCGTCGCTGCCGCCGCCGAGGAGTGGTTCTCCCGGCACTGGCACCTGCTCCACCGGGTGGTGATGGCGCCGGCGCCGACCCGCGGGGCCGACGTCGTAGCGCCGCCGTGGCGGGCCCGCCGCGCCTGGTTCCGCCTGGCCCGGGGGCTGCGGGCCTGGTACGAGCGGTGGGGCAGCGAGAAGCGCTGGCGGGCGCTGTGCGAGTCGGTGCGGGTGATCGCGGCGGCCTCGCGCTTCCCCGACGCCGAGGGTTGGGCGCACAACGGGCTCGGGGCGGTGGCGCTGCGGCGGGGCCAGTGGACCAAGGCGATCGACGAGCTGGGCGCGGCCCTGCGGCTCCGCGGTCACCGGGGCCAGTCGCAGGCGCTCACCAACCGGGGCGTGGCCAAGCTGCACCTCGGCCGCACCGAGGAGGCGCTGGAGGACCTGACCGACGCCCGGCGGCACCGCGGCTCGGGCGACCGGGTGGGCCGGGGCATCACCGACCTGAACCTGGGCGAGGCCCTGCGTCGCAGCGGCCACACCGAGCAGGCCCGCCACTACCTGGTCGAGGCGGCCAACGCCCTCGAGGACGTCGACGAGCGGGGCTACGCCGCCGCCCTCGCCAACGTCGTGCTGGTGTACGCCACGCTGGGCCAGGAGCAGGACGCGGTGCGAGCCTGGCAGGAGGCGCTGCGGGTGTACGGGCGGCTGGGCGACGAGGCCGGGGCGGCCGAGGTCCGGCTCAACGCCGCGGCGGCGCTCCTCTCGTTCGACCCGCCCCGCCCCGACCAGGCCGACGAGATGCTCACCGAGCTGACCACCTACCTGGCCGACCGCCCCGCCACCCCGCTGCTGGCCCGCTGCCTCCTCTACGCCGGCGACGTCGCCCACCTCCACGAGGACCCCACCGCCGCCCGCTCGCTCTGGCACACCGCCCACGACACGGCCCACGACACCTCCGACCCCCTCACCGCCGCCACCGCCAAGTCCCGCCTCGAACCGTGA
- a CDS encoding DUF1338 family protein has product MDELLAALVGGDRANRLLSTALLPEALAGEEQPRGQVDRATAAVALGLVLLDDLLDRVHSGARYVDAQRDVRRRIVLDHGAVRTVDGPTGALPPGAESLRRVLVPLGYEESGIYPLDRIHMTGKAFTHRDLPEGVLQYFVSELHVDRLPPSAQEAVHRVVGSSVDPLAPDVAGLLDRLAARGRLPLDDAVRLVRGAARCFGRHHPDPRLDDYELLLEHSAEMAWIATEGTAFNHATDRVPDVDALAVSLWQRGGWPLKSTVERSGSGRVRQTALHADTVVRRFRLSGDGGGSSSGEVEREVPGSFFEFISRDQLPDGSGLDLAFDAANASGIFAMTRR; this is encoded by the coding sequence ATGGACGAGCTGCTCGCTGCCCTCGTCGGCGGGGACCGGGCCAACCGGTTGCTCTCGACAGCCCTCCTGCCGGAAGCATTGGCAGGGGAGGAGCAACCGCGCGGCCAGGTCGACCGGGCGACCGCGGCTGTGGCGTTGGGCCTGGTGCTGCTGGACGATCTGCTGGACCGGGTGCACTCCGGGGCCCGCTACGTCGACGCCCAGCGCGACGTGCGGCGGCGGATCGTGCTCGACCACGGCGCCGTGCGGACCGTCGACGGGCCCACCGGGGCGCTGCCGCCGGGCGCCGAGTCGCTGCGCCGGGTGCTGGTGCCGCTGGGCTACGAGGAGAGCGGGATCTACCCGCTCGACCGCATCCACATGACCGGCAAGGCGTTCACCCACCGCGACCTGCCCGAGGGCGTGTTGCAGTACTTCGTGTCGGAGCTGCACGTCGACCGGCTGCCCCCGTCGGCCCAGGAGGCCGTCCACCGGGTGGTCGGCTCGTCGGTCGACCCGTTGGCCCCTGACGTCGCCGGACTGCTCGACCGCCTGGCCGCCCGGGGTCGGCTGCCGCTCGACGACGCCGTGCGGCTGGTGCGGGGCGCGGCCCGGTGCTTCGGCCGCCACCACCCGGATCCCCGGCTCGACGACTACGAGCTGCTGCTGGAGCACTCGGCGGAGATGGCGTGGATCGCCACCGAGGGCACCGCCTTCAACCACGCCACCGACCGGGTGCCCGACGTCGATGCCCTGGCGGTGTCGCTGTGGCAGCGGGGCGGCTGGCCGCTGAAGTCGACCGTGGAGCGGTCGGGCAGTGGGCGGGTGCGCCAGACGGCGCTGCACGCCGACACGGTGGTGCGGCGCTTCCGCCTGTCGGGTGACGGCGGCGGCAGCAGCAGCGGCGAGGTGGAGCGCGAGGTGCCGGGGTCGTTCTTCGAGTTCATCTCCCGCGACCAGTTGCCCGACGGTTCGGGCCTCGACCTGGCGTTCGACGCCGCCAACGCCTCGGGCATCTTCGCCATGACCCGGAGGTGA
- a CDS encoding DUF4143 domain-containing protein, whose translation MPPGTTDYLPRVVDNELDLLLPALPAISLEGPRAVGKTETASRRARTVNRLDEPERRQLIEADPGRLVDGDPPILIDEWQLLPRSWDLVRRAVDADAAPGQFLLTGSTTPTEHPTHSGAGRIVSLRMRPLTLHERGIGQPTVSLAALLAGHRPAIEGGTDVRLVAYVDEIVGSGFPGLRGLSGRALRTQLDGYLTRIAEHDLPEVGLSVRNPSLLRRWMTAYAAATATTASYETIRDAATSGEGHKPAKSTTQPYRDMLERLWIIDALPAWLPSRNPLARLSSPPKHHLADPALAARLLGADMAALLDAQPLGPTIPRRGALLGALFESLVTLGVRVAAQAAEAQVKHLRTRGGEHEIDLIVERGDHRVVAIEVKLSQTVDNQDLRHLLWLRDQIGDDLLDAVVVTTGTEAYRRPDGIAVVPAALLGP comes from the coding sequence ATGCCACCAGGGACGACCGACTACCTTCCCCGGGTCGTCGACAACGAGCTCGACCTACTGCTGCCTGCCCTCCCGGCGATCTCGCTCGAAGGCCCGCGTGCGGTCGGGAAGACGGAGACCGCCTCCCGCCGAGCCAGAACTGTCAATCGCCTCGACGAGCCCGAACGTCGCCAGCTCATCGAGGCCGACCCCGGCCGGCTGGTGGACGGCGACCCGCCGATCCTCATCGACGAGTGGCAGCTGCTGCCCCGATCGTGGGACCTCGTGCGACGGGCCGTCGATGCCGACGCCGCACCGGGGCAGTTCCTCCTCACCGGCTCGACGACTCCGACTGAGCATCCCACGCACTCGGGAGCCGGGCGCATCGTGAGCCTGCGCATGCGACCCCTGACGCTCCACGAGCGAGGCATCGGCCAGCCGACCGTCAGCTTGGCCGCGCTGTTGGCCGGCCACAGGCCAGCGATCGAAGGTGGGACGGACGTCAGGCTGGTCGCCTACGTCGACGAGATCGTCGGATCGGGCTTCCCGGGGCTTCGGGGGCTCAGCGGCCGTGCCCTCCGAACTCAGCTCGACGGGTACCTCACCCGCATCGCCGAGCACGACCTACCGGAGGTCGGGCTGTCGGTCCGCAACCCGTCGTTGCTCCGACGCTGGATGACGGCTTACGCCGCCGCCACCGCGACGACCGCGTCGTACGAGACCATCCGTGACGCCGCCACGAGCGGCGAGGGGCACAAGCCGGCCAAAAGCACCACGCAGCCCTACCGCGACATGTTGGAACGGCTCTGGATCATCGACGCGCTGCCCGCCTGGCTGCCCAGCCGCAATCCCCTCGCCAGGCTCTCCTCGCCGCCCAAGCATCACCTGGCGGACCCGGCGCTGGCCGCCCGACTCCTGGGCGCCGACATGGCCGCCCTGCTCGACGCCCAGCCACTCGGACCGACCATTCCGCGGCGAGGAGCGCTGCTCGGTGCGCTCTTCGAGTCGCTCGTCACACTGGGGGTGCGGGTTGCGGCGCAGGCCGCGGAGGCCCAGGTGAAGCACCTCCGCACCCGTGGCGGCGAGCACGAGATCGACCTGATCGTGGAGCGGGGTGATCACCGTGTCGTCGCCATCGAGGTCAAGCTCTCGCAAACGGTCGACAACCAGGATCTCCGGCACCTCCTGTGGCTCCGCGACCAGATCGGCGACGACCTGCTGGACGCCGTCGTCGTGACGACGGGCACCGAGGCCTACCGGCGCCCGGACGGCATCGCCGTCGTACCCGCCGCGCTCCTGGGCCCGTGA